In Pedobacter sp. WC2423, the following are encoded in one genomic region:
- a CDS encoding SymE family type I addiction module toxin: MLVTDTNISNLPWSRSLKIQSIIRINRRSRTIIPEIKLSGRWLSEAGFTPDQRVNITIVNNALVIDLAK, from the coding sequence ATGTTAGTAACAGACACAAATATAAGTAACCTGCCATGGAGCAGGAGCTTAAAGATCCAGTCCATTATCAGAATTAATCGCCGGAGCCGGACGATAATCCCTGAAATCAAACTTTCAGGCCGATGGCTCAGTGAAGCAGGCTTCACTCCAGATCAAAGAGTAAACATTACGATAGTCAATAATGCATTGGTTATTGACTTGGCAAAATAG
- a CDS encoding M16 family metallopeptidase yields the protein MKKKLLLLSCFILAGSSLMAQVGYEWKTASSGGYTYKYVTNDPTKSRFYTLQNGLTVILSENAKEPSIEFRMAVRAGSNNDPNTSTGLAHYLEHLLFKGTDRFGTLDYAKEKPLLDKIEGLYEKYHATTDPAKRKEIYAQIDKTSNEASNYSIANEYDKMMKSIGGQSTNAHTWYEETVYNEDLPSNATDKFLALQAERFRNPVFRIFHTELEAVYEEKNRGLDDDSWKISEKMNDLLYPTHNYGQQTTIGTIEHLKNPSLVEIRKYYNKYYVPNNMAVILSGDFKADEMIKKVDQSFSYMKAKPLELYNPAAEKPLTKIQVTDINGPSAEAVRIGYRGFAENTKESMMLDLISSILANGKAGLMDINLNKQQKVLNAGAGYQQMKDYGTFLLVAQPKQGQSLDQAKQLLLDQVTLLKKGDFDESLIKATVANSKLSLLESFDKNDFRVEAATTEFILNRATKWDKSLRNPDDMAKISKKELVDFANKFFKDNYVVILKHKGEDKSTQKVDKPAITPVKTNTNETSAFTKNLLATPSKPIEARFLDYQKDLNFSKAGIANVVTVQNKENSIFNLTYRFDMGSWNSKLLPYAAKYLAFLSTDKYTAEEISKQFYNIACNYSFSVKNDVTTIEISGLQENFDQAINLVEHVFANCKANEEALKEMKTSILKARENTKLNKSAILSGLMSYAQYGSLNPTNFVLSNTEVQQLTSAQLLDILHHINETKHSINYYGPETIDVFTKNIEKVHALPKVFTETVPAQQFVYTDNKDNQVYFANYDMVQSEIRWIRNSGIYNPSEAAKINLFNSYFGGGMGSIVFQTIRESKALAYSTYAYYSSPDKKEKDNSMIAYVGSQADKMNDAVGAMNELLNVLPESEKNFQSSRSNTLNSLETSRITKNAIIGHYYADQRLGLDHDSRIDEYKGLQPLTFADIKAFHTSQVANKPYNYCIVASDKKVKTQDMEKFGKLNTITLEQIFGY from the coding sequence ATGAAAAAAAAATTATTACTCTTATCCTGCTTTATCCTTGCTGGATCGTCCTTAATGGCGCAGGTGGGATATGAGTGGAAAACGGCATCCTCTGGTGGATATACTTATAAGTATGTTACCAATGATCCCACAAAATCCCGTTTCTATACCTTACAAAATGGGCTTACAGTAATTCTTTCTGAAAATGCAAAAGAACCCAGCATCGAGTTTCGTATGGCTGTAAGAGCTGGCAGCAATAACGACCCGAATACTTCCACTGGACTGGCACACTACCTGGAGCATCTTTTATTTAAAGGAACCGACCGCTTTGGTACGCTGGATTATGCTAAAGAAAAACCTTTACTGGATAAAATAGAAGGATTATATGAAAAATATCATGCAACAACTGATCCTGCTAAACGAAAAGAAATCTATGCCCAGATAGATAAAACTTCCAATGAGGCTTCTAATTACTCTATTGCCAATGAGTATGATAAAATGATGAAATCTATCGGTGGGCAATCAACCAATGCACACACCTGGTATGAGGAAACTGTTTACAATGAGGATTTGCCTTCCAATGCAACAGATAAATTCCTGGCCTTACAGGCTGAACGTTTCCGCAACCCGGTATTCCGTATTTTCCACACAGAACTGGAAGCTGTTTATGAGGAGAAAAACCGCGGACTTGACGATGATTCCTGGAAAATCAGTGAGAAGATGAATGATTTGTTGTACCCTACACATAACTATGGACAGCAAACTACCATTGGAACAATTGAACATCTAAAGAATCCTTCTCTGGTAGAAATCCGCAAGTATTATAACAAATATTATGTTCCTAATAATATGGCTGTTATTCTTTCTGGCGATTTTAAGGCCGATGAGATGATTAAAAAGGTAGATCAGTCTTTCTCTTATATGAAAGCAAAACCTCTTGAATTATACAATCCTGCTGCTGAAAAACCATTAACCAAAATTCAGGTAACCGATATCAATGGTCCAAGTGCCGAAGCGGTTAGAATCGGTTACAGAGGGTTTGCAGAAAATACAAAGGAGAGTATGATGCTTGATTTAATTTCCAGCATTCTTGCCAATGGTAAAGCTGGTTTAATGGATATTAATTTAAACAAACAACAGAAAGTATTAAATGCAGGTGCGGGTTATCAGCAGATGAAAGATTATGGTACTTTCCTTTTAGTTGCCCAACCTAAACAAGGCCAGTCACTGGACCAGGCCAAACAATTATTATTAGATCAGGTTACTTTATTAAAAAAAGGTGATTTTGACGAGAGCCTGATCAAAGCAACAGTTGCCAATAGTAAATTAAGCTTATTAGAGTCATTTGATAAGAATGATTTCCGTGTAGAAGCGGCCACCACTGAGTTTATCTTAAACCGTGCAACGAAATGGGACAAATCATTGAGAAATCCTGATGATATGGCCAAAATCAGCAAGAAAGAATTGGTTGATTTTGCAAACAAGTTCTTTAAGGATAATTATGTGGTTATTTTGAAACATAAAGGAGAGGACAAAAGTACTCAAAAGGTAGATAAACCGGCAATCACTCCGGTTAAAACGAACACGAATGAGACTTCTGCTTTCACTAAAAACTTACTGGCTACACCTTCAAAACCGATTGAGGCGAGATTCCTCGATTATCAGAAAGATCTGAACTTCAGTAAAGCTGGCATCGCCAATGTGGTGACTGTTCAAAATAAAGAAAACAGCATTTTCAATTTGACATATCGTTTTGATATGGGGTCCTGGAATTCTAAATTATTACCTTATGCAGCAAAATATCTTGCTTTTTTAAGCACCGATAAATATACTGCAGAAGAAATCAGCAAGCAGTTCTATAACATTGCCTGTAATTATTCATTCTCTGTAAAAAATGATGTAACGACGATTGAAATCAGTGGTCTTCAGGAGAATTTTGATCAGGCTATAAATTTAGTGGAACATGTGTTCGCTAATTGCAAAGCAAATGAAGAAGCCCTGAAAGAGATGAAAACCAGTATCCTTAAAGCAAGGGAAAATACAAAACTGAACAAGTCTGCTATTCTTTCCGGTTTAATGAGCTATGCGCAATATGGTTCATTAAACCCTACTAATTTTGTTTTATCCAATACAGAAGTACAACAACTGACTTCTGCACAATTACTGGATATTTTACATCATATCAATGAAACCAAACATTCCATAAACTATTATGGTCCGGAAACCATTGATGTATTCACTAAAAACATTGAAAAAGTGCATGCTTTGCCAAAAGTATTTACTGAAACAGTACCTGCCCAGCAGTTTGTTTATACCGATAATAAAGACAACCAGGTTTATTTTGCAAACTATGATATGGTACAGTCCGAAATTCGATGGATAAGAAACAGTGGAATCTACAATCCTTCAGAGGCAGCTAAAATCAATCTGTTTAACAGCTATTTTGGAGGTGGTATGGGTTCTATCGTTTTCCAGACCATCAGAGAGTCTAAAGCTTTAGCTTATTCCACTTATGCCTATTATTCTTCTCCTGATAAAAAAGAAAAAGATAATTCAATGATTGCTTATGTAGGCAGCCAGGCAGATAAAATGAACGACGCTGTCGGTGCTATGAATGAATTATTGAACGTATTGCCTGAATCTGAGAAAAACTTTCAGTCTTCAAGATCCAATACTTTAAATTCTTTAGAAACTTCAAGGATCACTAAAAATGCAATTATCGGTCATTATTATGCAGACCAGAGATTAGGACTTGATCATGATTCAAGAATTGATGAGTACAAAGGCTTACAGCCTTTAACCTTTGCAGATATTAAAGCTTTTCATACCAGTCAGGTAGCCAATAAACCATATAACTATTGTATTGTTGCTTCTGATAAAAAAGTAAAAACACAGGATATGGAGAAATTCGGAAAGCTGAATACGATTACATTAGAACAAATATTCGGCTATTAA
- a CDS encoding stationary phase survival protein SurE has translation MIKQIKNNVWVGFGIGIFLPGVLLSIVWFIMHQIAYLAKADLLLIGCIAVNALLLKYFFKVNQENTGRGVLGATFIWGMLFFFYKISQS, from the coding sequence ATGATTAAGCAAATTAAAAATAATGTGTGGGTAGGTTTTGGAATCGGTATTTTCCTTCCGGGAGTGCTGCTTTCTATCGTATGGTTTATTATGCACCAGATAGCTTACCTGGCCAAAGCAGACTTGTTGCTGATCGGCTGTATTGCTGTGAATGCTTTACTGCTGAAGTACTTTTTCAAGGTGAATCAGGAAAATACCGGTAGAGGCGTATTAGGAGCCACATTTATATGGGGAATGCTTTTCTTTTTCTATAAAATCTCGCAATCATGA
- the lpxB gene encoding lipid-A-disaccharide synthase, with translation MKYYLVAGEASGDLHGANLMKALKDQDPEAEFRYFGGDKMKAEGGTLAKHYAEMAFMGFTEVLLNLRTIFRNLKTCKEDILAYSPDVLILIDFPGFNLKIAGFGKEKGIKVCYYISPKVWAWNQKRVLKIKKVVDKMFCILPFEVEFYKGWGMEVDYVGNPLLDEKASFIPDPDFRAQHQLNENHIIALLPGSRKQEIERLLPAMLSVTEQFPDQQFVVAAAPGFPVVYYQQFIGAKNVKLVFGKTYDLLNVATAAVVASGTATLETALFHVPQVVVYKGGTISIAIARMLVKIRFISLVNLIMDRKVVTELIQEDCNTVNITDELLRLIEGPGRTQIMEDYKQLSVIMGEPGASARTASLISAYLLKG, from the coding sequence ATGAAATATTATCTTGTAGCCGGTGAAGCTTCCGGAGATCTCCATGGAGCTAATTTAATGAAGGCATTGAAGGATCAGGATCCGGAAGCTGAATTCAGATATTTCGGCGGGGATAAAATGAAAGCAGAAGGCGGGACGCTCGCAAAACATTATGCAGAGATGGCATTTATGGGCTTTACAGAAGTGCTGCTTAACCTGAGAACAATATTCAGAAATTTAAAAACCTGTAAAGAAGATATCCTGGCCTATTCGCCCGATGTTTTAATTCTGATAGATTTTCCGGGCTTCAATTTAAAGATTGCCGGTTTTGGAAAAGAGAAAGGGATTAAAGTATGTTATTATATTTCCCCAAAGGTTTGGGCATGGAATCAAAAGCGGGTACTCAAGATCAAAAAGGTGGTCGATAAAATGTTTTGCATCCTGCCATTTGAAGTAGAGTTTTACAAAGGATGGGGAATGGAGGTGGATTATGTAGGTAACCCTTTACTGGATGAAAAAGCCTCCTTTATACCCGATCCGGATTTTCGTGCGCAGCATCAATTAAACGAGAATCACATTATTGCCCTGCTTCCGGGAAGCCGTAAACAGGAAATAGAACGGCTGTTGCCAGCAATGCTTAGCGTTACTGAGCAATTTCCTGATCAGCAATTTGTTGTTGCGGCGGCACCAGGATTTCCTGTAGTCTATTATCAGCAGTTTATTGGTGCTAAAAATGTGAAACTGGTTTTCGGAAAGACATACGATTTGTTGAATGTAGCCACAGCAGCTGTGGTTGCTTCGGGTACAGCAACTTTAGAAACAGCTTTATTTCATGTACCGCAGGTGGTGGTTTACAAAGGAGGAACAATATCCATTGCGATTGCAAGAATGCTGGTAAAGATCAGATTTATATCCCTGGTCAATTTGATTATGGATAGAAAGGTCGTTACTGAACTCATTCAGGAGGATTGCAATACTGTGAATATTACTGATGAGTTGCTCAGGCTGATTGAGGGGCCGGGAAGAACTCAAATAATGGAAGATTATAAACAATTGTCGGTTATTATGGGAGAACCCGGAGCTTCTGCCAGAACGGCATCACTGATTTCAGCATATCTGCTAAAAGGTTAA
- the surE gene encoding 5'/3'-nucleotidase SurE — protein sequence MKKEQSRPNILVVNDDGVTAPGIRNLIEAVKEFGNVVVVAPDGPQSGMGHAITIGKPLRFDRVYLYEGVEMYKCSGTPVDCVKLAVNRIFKGKKPDLCVSGINHGLNNSINVIYSGTMSAAMEGAIEGIPSVGFSLDDFSEEADFSHCLKFVKTIVRQVLDHGLPQATLLNVNFPKGADLKGIKICRQANAKWAEEFDERKDPYGRPYYWLSGVFQNNDKGEDTDVWALENGFVSVVPVQFDLTAHHAIPILNSWTFND from the coding sequence ATGAAGAAAGAGCAATCCAGGCCCAATATTTTAGTAGTAAATGATGATGGTGTTACTGCACCAGGTATCAGGAATCTGATTGAAGCCGTAAAGGAATTCGGTAATGTTGTAGTGGTTGCACCAGATGGACCGCAGTCCGGAATGGGGCACGCAATTACCATAGGAAAACCTTTGCGTTTTGACAGGGTATATCTATATGAAGGTGTTGAAATGTATAAATGTTCAGGAACACCTGTAGACTGCGTAAAACTGGCAGTAAACAGAATATTTAAAGGTAAAAAACCTGATCTGTGTGTTTCAGGTATCAACCATGGATTAAATAATTCGATTAATGTTATTTATTCAGGTACGATGTCAGCTGCTATGGAAGGAGCGATTGAAGGTATTCCTTCGGTTGGTTTCTCTTTAGATGATTTCTCTGAAGAAGCTGATTTCAGTCATTGTCTTAAGTTTGTTAAAACGATAGTCCGTCAGGTACTTGATCATGGTTTACCGCAGGCAACTTTGCTGAATGTCAATTTTCCTAAAGGTGCAGACCTGAAAGGGATTAAAATTTGCAGACAGGCAAATGCAAAATGGGCAGAAGAATTTGACGAACGTAAAGACCCTTATGGCCGTCCTTACTATTGGTTGTCCGGGGTATTTCAGAATAACGATAAAGGAGAAGATACAGATGTATGGGCACTGGAGAACGGGTTTGTGTCAGTTGTACCTGTACAATTTGATTTAACTGCACATCACGCTATCCCAATATTAAACTCGTGGACATTTAATGATTAA
- a CDS encoding CsbD family protein: MDSLELKGKWNELKGKVKQAYGDLTEDDLKHEEGKEDELYGKLQQKTGKTRDEVITWLKSL; the protein is encoded by the coding sequence ATGGACAGTTTAGAGTTAAAAGGAAAATGGAATGAGTTGAAAGGTAAAGTAAAGCAAGCTTATGGAGATCTTACTGAGGATGATTTGAAACACGAAGAAGGAAAAGAAGATGAGCTTTACGGTAAATTGCAGCAAAAAACAGGTAAAACCCGTGATGAAGTGATCACCTGGTTAAAATCTTTATAG
- a CDS encoding MauE/DoxX family redox-associated membrane protein → MKSNYIQTAVVILLSILFIYAGIFKAMDYQLFLSDLSKSPLLVKYDKTLLAPAVLGTEFLIVVLLSFTLTRKAGLFLSFFVMLLFTLYLSTLYFLYTNIPCSCGGILGKMSYPTHIIFNAVFTVMSAAAILVGVKKPVILK, encoded by the coding sequence ATGAAAAGTAATTATATCCAAACTGCCGTAGTTATACTTTTATCTATACTTTTTATTTATGCAGGGATTTTCAAGGCTATGGATTATCAGTTATTTCTTTCAGACCTCAGCAAATCACCTTTACTGGTAAAATACGATAAAACCTTATTGGCGCCTGCAGTACTCGGCACTGAATTCCTGATCGTAGTTTTACTGAGCTTTACTTTAACAAGGAAAGCCGGACTATTTCTTTCTTTTTTTGTCATGCTCCTGTTTACCTTATATTTAAGTACACTTTACTTTCTTTATACAAATATCCCTTGTTCATGCGGAGGTATACTAGGTAAAATGTCCTATCCAACACATATTATTTTTAATGCTGTATTTACAGTAATGTCAGCTGCCGCCATACTGGTGGGTGTTAAAAAGCCAGTTATTCTAAAATAA